Within Carassius gibelio isolate Cgi1373 ecotype wild population from Czech Republic chromosome A16, carGib1.2-hapl.c, whole genome shotgun sequence, the genomic segment TTTTTATCAGTACAATCTCTATAAAAAGCTACATGTATTCTGAATTCACAGCTGCATTTACACTGATTTTCCCCACCATGCAGTCGTTTTTGAACTTGAACAAAAATATTAGTGCGCGCATATTGCCATCTTGATGGTAACTTGACGAATACAACTCTAGTGCAGCGTCaccttatgaatattaattacgcaATGTGACGTAACGCCCGGAAGTCTTACCCGATTGGCTAAAGGACAGGCGTTGGTAAGTGGGCGCTGGTCAGGCTCGCCAATGAACGAATTTGAGTTCACAAAGAAACGTATAAGGGCTTGGGTTATGATTTGGAAAGCACAGGACGTGCGCGATCCCGTGACTgttgctaattaatattcattagcaGTGTCTTCGCCTCTACTACAAGCTTTACGGTACCAACATGGCCACTTACTTGACAGTAAACATGGAGTTCTGACCCCTTGTGCTTAATTAAACGTTGCATGactataatatttagatattgtATATATCACAACTTTAAAATGCAGCTATCGCGAGTCGCATCTTTTTTAGTCCGGGGGCACAGCGTTTCCCGATCTGGAGCAGTCCTCATTAAAAACAGCTACTGTGTGTCTGCAGTCAGAGACAGCACTGCACTGCTGTACAGAAGACACGGAGAGCCCTCACAAGCTGTCCAGTAAGCATGCCCTCATAACCACAGATAATAGCATGCTGTCAGTTTTATAAAGCTCCCTGCATGATTGACAGGTTGGAGTCACTGCACCTGTCCCAGGTGGGACCTGAAAGTGTCCTGGTGAAGATGCTGGCGGCTCCCATCAACCCCTCTGATTTAAACATGATTCAAGGCAAGagcaatacatttaataaataaatctttaccaATGCATTGACTCATAGTGGGCAAATGCAAGTCTTTACGAGTAAGCAGGCAAATTTCTCCTCaaagtcaaatgaaaaaaaaaaaaattggttaggAAAGTAAAGGCTGTTTTGACATTTAtgcattgtaatattattttaacaacatTTTCCTCCAAATTCTCATCACATTACGTGGTCTGGATGATTGTGCTGTTGTTTTAGTTAATTTCAGCAACTACAAATGCTACCATGATGTATACGTTTttttatatgacaaaaaaaatgcatttgttaaaaataattgtattacattTACTCAATCTTTTTTTCTATTGCAATAATGAAAACgtgattttttttacatcacataATGGGAACTGAGTGGAAAATGTCATATTTCTTTCTGTTAAACCAGGAAACACTGAATTAGATGCAACGTTCAGCTCTGATTTTGCACATTCACTGTCTCTTCTGTAACAGGCACATATGCCCTCCTGCCTGAGCTTCCAGCGGTGGCGGGCAATGAGGGTGTGGGCCAGGTCATGGAGGTGGGTGACAAGGTGAAGGCACTCAAGGTGGGCGACTGGGTGATCCCAAGAGATGCCGGCGTCGGTGAGCATTCAGTTTACATTCAGACGCCTGGTGTGGTCAATGTGATCATCAGTCAATCTCTAACAGCCCTGCACTGACCTGCGCAGGAACGTGGAGAACAGCAGCTGTTCTGAAGGCTGATGATCTGGTGACTTTGCCTAAAGACATTCCTGTGCTGTCTGCTGCCACGCTGGGAGTCAATCCCTGTACAGCTTTTAGGATGCTCACAGACTTTGAGGAGCTCAAACCAGGTCGGCAGCGCTTAACTCTATCCTAACCACTCATCATTCAACAGAGGTCTTTACTGAACTCTGTATGTTAGGAGACACAGTCATCCAGAACGCAGCTAACAGCGGCGTCGGACAAGCTGTCATCCAGATCGCTGCTGCTAAGGGCATTCAAACCATCAATGTCATCAGAGACAggtaaaaataaacttaaaggactagttcacctcaaaatttaaatgtgctcatcttcagaccatccaagatgtagacgatgaacagatttggagaaatgtagcactgcatcacttgcatttgtatatataatttgtattgtttGTGACTTGGTTGGTTTTGTTTGTGGTTTAAGGCCAGACCTGCAGCATCTCTCTGACCGACTGACCGCTCTGGGAGCCACACACGTCATCACAGAGGAGACTCTCCGACGGCCAGAAATCAAGGAGCTGTTCAAGGTCTTGTCTACAAGTGAACTGTGTTTTATAAAAGCATCACGTAAAATCCTTCTGTAGCTTGAGAGAGATTCTGTATTTGATGGTGTTCGGGGCTTTGCTTTTAACAGTCGTGTCCTCGGCCTAAACTAGCTCTGAATGGAGTCGGAGGAAAGAGCGCCACAGAGCTGCTACGTCATTTACAGTAAGTGGCTACATTACCGAAACAGAGAaatgaagatttaaaaaatatccaCCAGCTTCTTTAGTGACCTTCATCCCAAAAGAGTTTTTATAAAGCCCAAGGGGGcaaaagtatatattatattatattatattatataaaaaagtatataacatctgcttttatccaaagcaacttacagtgcattcaggctaatattttttacctaacatatgTTCCCCCTGGGAATCGAACGCACAACCTTTTGCGATACCagtgagccacaggaacactacaaTCCaggttactgtaaaaaaaataaaataaaaatacaatcagCTTTGTCATAATTTGTCATACAGCAGAAATACTCATCAATATAATAGGAGCCCCTTTAATATTGTGTATCCGTGGATGTGTTCTTCCAGGAGAAATGCCCATATAAGGAGTTCCCCCCTTGTTTACGTCATGAAGAGACACGATTGAAGAAAAAATTATCCTAAATTTGTATGAACTCGAAAGTAAGAATTTTGACACAGATTTATCTGTTATACGTCAAACCAAATAGTTTTTTGAAACTTTATCCAtgcttagcatgagaatccaactcttcaaCAGTGTAAAGAACTCTGAATGCATGAAACTGCATCGTACCCAccataatgataattaaaatgtaaaaactgtaagATTACCTTGGTTTATCATGGAAACTGGTAACTGATTCATCCTTAGTTTGAAGGAGGCCTCATATCAACTGCTGTTCAAAAACGTGAACCAAACAAGTCAGCGGTACATTACAAACTTAGATTTGATCCATTAGGACTCTTGATAAGCACTGTGTAGTAGGTCTAAATGAACGAATGAGGTGTCTGTGTTCCTCAGAAGTGGAGGGAGTATGGTGACCTACGGTGGGATGGCCAAACAACCAGTCACTGTCCCAGTGGTGAGTTTAACGGCTCTGATCAGACTCAATATCTGCCTTTTTATAATTCTAGTGGAAGATGCATACAGTCATGCTCCTGTCATGTGGTGCACATAGCAATTCTAGAAGTGTGCTGTGTTCTTTAGAGTGCACTGATCTTCAAAGATGTGAAAATAAGAGGTTTCTGGGTGACCCAATGGAAGAGAGACAACAAACACGGTGAGTGTCTCCAAGAAAAGTTCACTAAAGCTTTCTTAAAATCGTGCTGTTGTTTGAGGATCAATAGAGTTTAATCCGAAATCCTCCTTGGCACCTTTGGCCTCTTGTGATAGATGAAGACGCCTTACGTAGCATGCTGGATGAACTCTGCGTCCTCATCCGTGCCGGGAAGCTGTCGGCTCCAGCTTGCACTGAAGTGAGCCTTCAAGACTTCAGAAAGGCCCTGGAGAACGCCATGAAGCCGTATGTGTCCACCAAACAAGTTTTTGTCATGTGACCCCATTTGAGTGTCTTGCGTGCATTCACATTCACTACTTGCCAAGAAAGTGTTTAATGTCAGGCATCTTGGCAGATTACTGTTGCTATCTCACATGCAGCCAATGTGTAAATCCTCATATTCATGTTGAAAGCAGATATTCCTGTCATTTATAAAATCCTGTAACAGactaaataataagaaatgacgaaatgtaaaaaagtaaacaacattttgttaatgataataattagtTCAACGGTAATAAACACATTGTAAATGTGCATAAAGATACTCTGACTGAGGTGGataatgttttttattctgtAAGAAAGCATGACAGAAACACTTGTCTGATCAATTCCTGGATGCCTCAACAGATAATGaaaataatcaatgtttttggagcagcaaatcatattATGATTTCAGAAGCATCACGTGACACTTGAGACCGGAGTActgatgctgaaattcagctttgttatcACATTAATACATGTAGAAAGATATACAAatagaaaactgctatttttagctgtaatatttcacaatagtcctgtttttacatttactcatttagtaGACACGTTTATCCACTTACAGTTGAGGAATGCAACCATCGATTCATCAAAGTTTActctgtattttttgatcaaataaaagcagccttggtgaccaATGATGACGAATGCAGATTGAAATGTTCTCAGGTTACACATGAAACCATGCTTCCCTGAGAAGGGGAAAAGGACACTGCTTCCTCTAGTGGACACTGTGGGGAATGCCTTGAGCGTGACCAGTGTCTGAAGCATGTGTGAAAACACTCCAGTTTGAGGTCATTAGTGGAGAGCCTGGAAGTATAAGGGGACACCTGTAATACAAGTCATTAACTTCTGTGTTAGAAGGCTTTGTAGACAGGCAAGCCCCTGCCTCATGCATATACCTATATGGTCTTGAGTATCCAGCTTTCACAGTCGTATATGGAGACTGGGAAAATAATTACATTGATTATTCAAGTCTTTGTTGGAATGGTTTTGTCTTTACTTTTCCAGATGTTTGTCATTCCTTGCATCACGTTTCATCCTAGTGCAATTCTTCTGTTAATGTCCGGTCACAAGTCACTGCTACAGACAGTTTTGGATCCAAGGAAAAGGAAATCTTGTATTGATTAAATTTcttcattatcattattgttacaTGGACTGTACCGTTGCCTGCTGTTGCCATTACCTTTGTTTAGTTGATATTAAGATGTAGCCCCATGCACTCACTTTTTTGATCTTCCTTCCACCATTTTTCACAACAATTAGTGATTTGTCCTGATTTTATAAATGCCCCATCTTGCTGTCCATCCATGGTCCAGCCTCAGGTCCTGACATAAGCGATGTAAAAACTGCAATGGGCAAACCGAAGGCAGCGTTTCCTCTaggatgttttatcagctgtggtgtagaggtggaaagtaactaattacaaatACTTTCGTTACAGTACTTGAGTATAGGTTTACATTTCTTTTCTACTTTCTTGAGTATTATTAGATTGTGGTACTTTGACCTTTAcgtgagtaaaataaaaatattcaatagAAATATTCAACTTCGctacatttattttttgccaaaaagtacaaaatactataaatgttttttataataataataataataataataatgaatacaatTTATTTGCATTGATGATGCAGCACAACACATTGAGGTGAGAACTATAAAGTGAAATATTAAAGCATTTATAGAAAGATTCAGTTGAAGAAGTGATGTGAAAACAGACTCGGGCTCCGTTCGAGCGGCTTCATCAGTTTCTGTGAGATGAAGAGATGATCTGAATATCTGCTAGAGGAAGAGAATCAGAAGAGTCCGATGATGAAGGAGAAGACTGAACAAATAGACAGAGAGATAGAATCCCTTTCAAACAACATCTGGAGCACTGATGAATGCAATGGGAACCTGAAGTCTGACAGAAGATGATGGAGATAGTTCAACTCATAACTTTTCATTCACAATCActttatatatgaagagttcagatacaAAAATCTCTGaatctgaaattttcttctagAATTAGCCTTTTTATCAGGTATGCATTTAcatcaaaaataattacaatgaaCTTATTGTAGTGCAAGACACTTTTGCTGCTATCGAGGTGGGACACGGGTGAGGTTAGGGACAGGTCTGGTGGGATTAAGATCATCAGCgtgattataaatgtaattacagaaattaattacaagtGTAATTCTATgcaggtatttaaaaaatataagtacaatgtaaaaacatgtacacaataagtgcattgtagcaaattattaattaaaatgtaagtacatagtacttaaggccacttaatatacaCCTAAATAATTATACACCTAAATAATTATGAAGAGTTTAGTAAACATGCCTGCTAGCATTAGAAAAGTTACAATAAAGACAgtacaataaaatgtacaaaatcaaATACAAGGCTTTAagtattgtttttaaatcatcaaTTCAAATGAATTtctgacaaatattttattttgtcctTACACCATTTACTGTCAGACCTAATATTTTAAGAGTGAGTAGATTAAATTGAATCAGCGCTCTAAATATGATACGTTTATTGATCTAATGCC encodes:
- the mecr gene encoding enoyl-[acyl-carrier-protein] reductase, mitochondrial, with protein sequence MTIIFRYCIYHNFKMQLSRVASFLVRGHSVSRSGAVLIKNSYCVSAVRDSTALLYRRHGEPSQAVQLESLHLSQVGPESVLVKMLAAPINPSDLNMIQGTYALLPELPAVAGNEGVGQVMEVGDKVKALKVGDWVIPRDAGVGTWRTAAVLKADDLVTLPKDIPVLSAATLGVNPCTAFRMLTDFEELKPGDTVIQNAANSGVGQAVIQIAAAKGIQTINVIRDRPDLQHLSDRLTALGATHVITEETLRRPEIKELFKSCPRPKLALNGVGGKSATELLRHLQSGGSMVTYGGMAKQPVTVPVSALIFKDVKIRGFWVTQWKRDNKHDEDALRSMLDELCVLIRAGKLSAPACTEVSLQDFRKALENAMKPYVSTKQVFVM